One genomic segment of Pseudomonas chlororaphis subsp. aurantiaca includes these proteins:
- a CDS encoding HlyD family type I secretion periplasmic adaptor subunit produces MPDRQIESSSDLPVSDRKAHRLGMGIVGVTFGLFGTWAALAPLDGAAYAPGVVTVQTYRKTVQHLEGGIVKSVLAHDGDIVKQDDPLIILDDTQLRSEYEATQGLLVAARAMESRLIAERDGLPAIDFGAMPESASVRGEEARQGETQVFNARRGSRLGQISVLRERIGQLHQQIKGLESMIAVKVRLEKSYSGEIGELTELLKQGFVDKQRLLEQDRKLGMLRSEVADHRSTIDKTRLQINETQLQILQVDKDFNSDVAKQLAEVQTKIYDLQEKNSALEDRLSRIVIRAPDAGMVIGMTVHTIGGVVRSATPLLDIVPSVSELVIEAQVAPVDIDRIAIGKRADIRFGAFNSSTTPVIEGEVSSVSADRLTNEKTGTAYYLARVRVTEHGVRTLGERKLLPGMPADVLIVTGQRTLLQYLMQPARDVMSQSMIEE; encoded by the coding sequence ATGCCTGATCGTCAAATCGAAAGCTCCTCCGACCTGCCGGTGTCCGATCGCAAGGCCCACCGCCTGGGCATGGGCATCGTCGGCGTGACCTTCGGCCTGTTCGGCACCTGGGCGGCGCTCGCGCCCCTGGATGGCGCCGCTTACGCGCCGGGGGTGGTCACCGTGCAGACTTACCGCAAGACGGTCCAGCACCTGGAAGGCGGCATCGTCAAATCGGTGTTGGCCCACGATGGCGACATCGTCAAGCAGGATGATCCGCTGATCATCCTCGACGATACCCAGCTGCGCTCCGAATACGAGGCGACCCAAGGCCTGCTGGTCGCGGCCAGGGCCATGGAGTCGAGGCTGATTGCCGAGCGCGACGGGTTGCCGGCGATCGACTTTGGGGCGATGCCCGAATCCGCCAGTGTGCGAGGAGAGGAAGCGCGCCAGGGCGAGACCCAGGTATTCAACGCGCGGCGCGGCTCGCGGCTGGGCCAGATCTCGGTGCTGCGCGAGCGCATCGGCCAATTGCACCAGCAGATCAAGGGCCTGGAGTCGATGATCGCGGTCAAGGTGCGCCTGGAGAAATCCTACAGCGGTGAAATCGGTGAGTTGACCGAGTTGCTCAAGCAGGGGTTCGTCGACAAGCAACGCTTGCTCGAGCAGGACCGCAAGCTGGGGATGCTCAGGTCGGAGGTGGCCGATCACCGTTCCACCATCGACAAGACCCGTCTGCAGATCAACGAAACCCAGCTGCAGATCCTCCAGGTCGACAAGGATTTCAATTCCGACGTGGCCAAGCAGCTGGCCGAGGTGCAGACCAAGATCTACGACCTGCAAGAGAAGAACTCGGCCCTGGAAGACCGCCTCAGCCGGATCGTCATCCGTGCCCCCGACGCGGGCATGGTGATCGGCATGACCGTGCACACCATCGGTGGTGTCGTGCGTTCGGCGACGCCCTTGCTGGACATCGTGCCCTCGGTCTCGGAACTGGTCATAGAGGCCCAGGTGGCGCCGGTGGACATCGACCGTATCGCCATTGGCAAGCGCGCCGATATCCGTTTCGGCGCGTTCAACAGCTCGACCACGCCGGTGATCGAAGGCGAGGTCAGCAGCGTCTCCGCCGACCGCCTGACCAACGAAAAGACCGGGACCGCCTATTACCTGGCGCGGGTCCGGGTCACCGAGCATGGGGTGCGCACCTTGGGTGAGCGCAAGTTGTTGCCGGGGATGCCGGCGGACGTGTTGATCGTCACCGGGCAGCGCACGCTGTTGCAGTACCTGATGCAGCCGGCCCGGGATGTGATGTCTCAATCAATGATCGAGGAGTGA
- a CDS encoding TolC family outer membrane protein — translation MLAAGAALAQTAAVTSTGVSASTYSTDLMQLYREARLEDPQVLASFAQAQAGKEHQREALGALLPQLSLNAGRNRIHQENDLIQERSYDSESYSLVLRQYLYNKAAWENYQKFKSLAKQSESEALDAQAEATVELARRYFTALAAEDELELVRAERRTTQKSLDRVNALYEKQLAMITDQLDLKARVDLLAAQELDARNQARISREALAELVGRPVKEKLNRIRNDAQLRVSAQSLESWVREGMELNPTLKASESGAEAANAALRSGKGGHYPTVSLNLSAQQTNEGYNNTLTPRTDSYVAGIGVQVPLYSGGSTSARVRGLYQDQLVAEQQLEAIRRRVVKEITSAYLTANSNGEKIDASRSALASAQLSRVAAEKGLSYGMVNAVDVLTSVRNEFRARRDLLKTQYEFLSNVFTLNRWAGKPPVESVENVNAWLSPGSAGQAMGVGIEDQE, via the coding sequence ATGCTTGCGGCGGGGGCCGCCTTGGCGCAAACCGCTGCGGTAACGTCGACCGGGGTCAGCGCCTCGACCTATTCCACCGACCTCATGCAGTTGTATCGCGAGGCGCGGCTGGAAGATCCACAGGTACTGGCCTCTTTTGCGCAAGCGCAGGCCGGCAAGGAGCATCAACGCGAGGCGCTGGGGGCGCTGTTGCCGCAACTGTCGCTGAATGCCGGGAGAAACCGGATCCACCAGGAAAACGACCTGATACAGGAGCGCAGCTACGATAGCGAAAGCTACAGCCTGGTGCTGCGCCAGTACCTCTACAACAAGGCCGCGTGGGAGAACTACCAGAAGTTCAAGAGCCTGGCCAAGCAGTCCGAATCCGAGGCGCTGGACGCCCAGGCCGAGGCCACGGTGGAGCTGGCGCGGCGTTACTTCACCGCGCTGGCGGCCGAGGATGAGCTGGAACTGGTGAGGGCGGAGCGGCGAACCACGCAAAAGAGCCTGGACCGGGTTAATGCGTTGTACGAAAAGCAGTTGGCGATGATTACCGACCAGCTCGACCTCAAGGCCCGGGTGGACCTGCTCGCGGCCCAGGAACTGGATGCCCGCAACCAGGCCCGTATCAGTCGCGAGGCGCTGGCGGAGCTCGTCGGCCGGCCGGTCAAGGAGAAGCTCAACCGGATTCGCAACGACGCGCAACTGCGTGTTTCGGCGCAGAGCCTGGAGTCCTGGGTGCGCGAGGGCATGGAGCTGAACCCGACGCTCAAGGCCAGCGAGAGCGGCGCCGAAGCCGCGAACGCAGCATTGCGCAGCGGCAAGGGCGGGCACTATCCGACGGTGAGCCTGAACCTCAGCGCGCAGCAGACCAACGAGGGTTACAACAACACCCTGACGCCACGCACCGACAGCTATGTCGCCGGCATCGGCGTCCAGGTGCCGCTGTACAGCGGCGGCTCGACCTCGGCGCGGGTCCGTGGGCTCTACCAGGACCAACTGGTCGCCGAGCAGCAGCTGGAAGCGATCCGGCGCCGGGTGGTCAAGGAGATCACCAGCGCCTACCTGACCGCCAATTCGAACGGCGAAAAGATCGACGCCAGCCGTTCGGCCCTGGCCTCGGCTCAGCTGTCCAGGGTGGCGGCGGAGAAGGGGCTGAGCTACGGCATGGTCAATGCCGTCGATGTACTGACCAGCGTGCGCAACGAGTTTCGCGCCCGGCGCGACCTGCTCAAGACGCAGTACGAGTTCCTCAGCAACGTCTTCACCCTCAATCGCTGGGCGGGCAAACCGCCGGTGGAAAGTGTCGAGAATGTGAATGCCTGGCTCAGCCCCGGTAGCGCCGGCCAGGCCATGGGCGTTGGCATCGAGGACCAGGAGTAA
- a CDS encoding response regulator transcription factor yields the protein MPDQKKTIRVMLIDCRPLVLMGLHDLINARKPRMEVSGQATTYTTALDLADQLRPNVIFFSFFPDALNPLEVVAGLTRRPDIKLLVLKGLYESVPVAQAIEAGARGIVLAEDPTESIVRAIIKVHHYDVGLDRAWSGGLSGYAATRHIPLRCNLEQAKQARLTLRERELIRAIVGDPSAKYMSIAERLGISEHTVHNHLSNIYQKLNLINRIDLLMYALKHGLTDDEEPPDSTWVELE from the coding sequence ATGCCAGACCAGAAAAAAACGATACGCGTGATGCTGATCGATTGCCGTCCCCTCGTTCTTATGGGGCTTCATGATTTGATCAATGCGAGGAAGCCCCGGATGGAAGTGAGTGGCCAGGCCACCACCTACACGACGGCGCTGGACCTTGCCGATCAGCTGCGTCCCAATGTGATTTTTTTCAGTTTCTTTCCGGATGCGCTGAACCCCCTGGAGGTCGTCGCGGGCCTGACCCGCCGCCCGGATATCAAACTGCTGGTGCTCAAGGGCCTGTACGAATCCGTCCCGGTTGCCCAGGCGATCGAGGCGGGCGCGCGCGGCATCGTGCTGGCGGAAGACCCGACGGAATCGATCGTCCGGGCCATCATCAAGGTCCACCATTACGACGTCGGACTGGACAGGGCCTGGTCCGGCGGGCTTTCCGGCTATGCCGCGACCCGGCACATACCCTTGCGATGCAACCTGGAGCAGGCGAAACAGGCGCGGCTGACGCTGCGCGAGCGGGAACTGATTCGCGCCATCGTCGGCGACCCGTCCGCCAAGTACATGAGCATCGCCGAGCGCCTGGGCATCAGTGAGCACACCGTGCACAACCACCTCAGCAACATCTATCAGAAGCTCAACCTGATCAACCGCATCGACTTGTTGATGTATGCGCTCAAGCACGGGCTCACCGACGACGAAGAGCCGCCCGACTCCACATGGGTGGAACTGGAGTGA